A stretch of the Malus sylvestris chromosome 10, drMalSylv7.2, whole genome shotgun sequence genome encodes the following:
- the LOC126584483 gene encoding uncharacterized protein At4g26485-like, whose translation MEEEKKIMHYSGSQKILLVGEGNFSFAACLATAFASASNIVATSLDSKESFMEKYPNAVRTLNELEGKGCVVLHEVDVDTMSQHPLLADKLFDRIVFNFPHAGFVGMESQRFQIELHQDLVKRFFTTACEMLMARGEVHVTHKTAHPFSNWNIVKLAEEVGLYLVEEAPFTRDDYPGYLNKKGSGRKCNRTFRVGQCSTYKFSKLPLQLLVLGSPS comes from the exons ATGGAAGAGGAGAAAAAGATCATGCACTACAGCGGCTCTCAGAAGATACTGTTAGTAGGTGAGGGCAACTTCTCTTTTGCTGCTTGCTTAGCCACTGCATTTGCCTCTGCAAGCAACATTGTAGCCACTTCTCTCGACTCCAAAG AGTCATTTATGGAGAAGTACCCAAATGCAGTGAGGACCTTGAACGAATTAGAGGGAAAGGGATGTGTAGTATTGCATGAAGTGGATGTAGATACCATGAGCCAACACCCTCTGCTAGCCGATAAACTATTTGATCGAATCGTCTTTAATTTTCCTCATGCGGGTTTCGTCGGGATGGAAAGCCAGAGGTTTCAAATTGA GTTGCATCAAGATTTGGTCAAGCGATTCTTCACCACTGCGTGTGAAATGCTGATGGCAAGAGGAGAAGTTCATGTGACTCACAAGACCGCTCATCCTTTCAGCAACTGGAACATTGTGAAGTTAGCAGAAGAGGTAGGGTTATACCTGGTTGAGGAAGCACCCTTCACGCGAGATGATTATCCAGGTTATCTCAATAAGAAAGGAAGCGGGAGAAAATGCAACAGGACATTTCGTGTTGGACAGTGTAGTACTTACAAATTTAGCAAGCTACCTCTTCAACTTCTGGTTCTTGGTTCACCTTCTTGA
- the LOC126586365 gene encoding phosphoglycerate kinase, chloroplastic-like, translating into MASTTAPTTFSLLHSATTSTSRTRASLSHVSLPSSLKPTALRRLGFSAADPLLALQVASKVRSFGSGKGVRGVVAMAKKSVGDLTAAELKGKKVFVRADLNVPLDDSQNITDDTRIRAAIPTIKHLIEKGAKVILSSHLGRPKGVTPKFSLAPLVPRLSELLGIQVVKAEDSIGPEVEKLVASLPEGGVLLLENVRFYKEEEKNDPEHAKKLAALADLYVNDAFGTAHRAHASTEGVTKFLRPSVAGFLLQKELDYLVGAVSSPKRPFAAIVGGSKVSSKIGVIESLLEKVDILLLGGGMIFTFYKAQGLSVGSSLVEEDKLELATSLMAKAKAKGVSLLLPTDVVIADKFAPDANSKIVPASSIPDGWMGLDIGPDSIKTFNDSLDTTKTIIWNGPMGVFEFDKFAEGTESVAKKLAELSGKGVTTIIGGGDSVAAVEKVGVASVMSHISTGGGASLELLEGKELPGVLALDEATPVPV; encoded by the exons ATGGCATCCACCACCGCACCCACCACCTTCTCCCTCCTCCACTCCgccaccacctccacctcccGCACCCGCGCTTCCCTCTCCCACGTCTCCCTCCCCTCCTCCCTCAAACCCACCGCCCTCCGCCGCCTCGGCTTCTCCGCTGCCGACCCCCTCCTCGCACTTCAAGTAGCTTCCAAAGTCCGATCCTTTGGCTCCGGCAAAGGGGTCAGAGGCGTCGTTGCGATGGCGAAGAAGAGCGTCGGGGACCTTACCGCGGCGGAGCTGAAGGGGAAGAAGGTGTTCGTCAGGGCTGACTTGAATGTGCCTTTGGATGACAGCCAGAACATCACTGATGATACTAGAATCCGCGCTGCTATCCCCACCATTAAGCATTTGATTGAGAAGGGGGCTAAAGTCATCCTTTCCAGTCATTTG GGACGACCAAAAGGTGTGACCCCAAAATTTAGCTTGGCACCTCTTGTACCTCGGCTATCGGAGCTTCTTGGCATTCAG GTTGTCAAAGCTGAGGACTCTATTGGTCCAGAAGTAGAAAAGCTGGTGGCTTCACTTCCTGAAGGTGGTGTTCTTCTTCTTGAAAATGTGAGATTTTacaaggaagaagagaagaatgATCCTGAGCATGCAAAGAAGCTTGCCGCCTTAGCAGATCTTTATGTCAACGATGCCTTTGGGACAGCACATAGAGCTCATGCCTCAACTGAGGGAGTCACAAAGTTCTTGAGGCCATCTGTTGCTGGTTTCCTTTTGCAGAAG GAACTTGACTATCTCGTTGGGGCAGTATCAAGCCCGAAAAGACCATTTGCTGCCATTGTTGGTGGCTCAAAGGTCTCATCCAAGATTGGAGTGATTGAGTCGCTTTTGGAGAAGGTTGATATCTTACTTCTTGGTGGAGGTATGATTTTCACATTTTACAAAGCACAGGGTCTCTCAGTCGGTTCATCTCTGGTGGAAGAAGATAAACTAGAACTTGCTACATCACTCATGGCAAAGGCCAAGGCAAAAGGAGTGTCTCTTTTGCTGCCCACTGATGTCGTAATCGCAGACAAGTTTGCCCCTGATGCAAACAGCAAG ATTGTTCCAGCTTCAAGCATTCCTGACGGGTGGATGGGATTGGATATTGGTCCAGACTCTATTAAGACATTCAATGATTCACTGGATACCACTAAAACCATCATCTGGAATGGACCGATGGGAGTGTTTGAGTTTGACAAGTTCGCAGAAGGAACAGAG TCTGTTGCAAAGAAGCTTGCGGAACTTAGTGGGAAGGGAGTGACAACAATCATCGGAGGTGGAGATTCTGTTGCAGCCGTGGAGAAAGTAGGAGTCGCTAGTGTGATGAGCCACATATCAACTGGTGGTGGTGCGAGTTTGGAGTTGTTGGAAGGCAAAGAACTTCCTGGTGTACTTGCTCTTGACGAAGCCACACCAGTTCCTGTGTAA